DNA sequence from the Streptomyces canus genome:
CACCTTCGACGCGTACACACAGATCTTCTCCACCGACGGCTTCGTCTCCAGCCTGCTGCTCTCGCTGGAGCTGGCCCTCGCCACCATCGCCGTCGTCCTGCTGCTGATGGTGCCCGCGATGGTCGCGCTGCGGCTCGGCGCGCCCCGGCTCAGGCCGCTCGTCGAGGTGGTGTGCTCGCTGCCGCTGGTCGTCCCGCCGATCGCGTTCGTAGCCGGCCTCGGCACGGTCCTCAAGTGGGGGCCCGACCACCTCTCCCGCACCCCGCTGTTCGAGACCTTCGTGGCGATCCAGAACCCCGACTTCCCTTTCGTTCTGGTCCTGGCCTACGTCGTGATGGCGCTGCCGTTCGTCTATCGGGCACTGGACGCCGGGCTCCGCGCCGTCGACGTCCGCACCCTCGTGGAGGCCGCCCGCAGCTGCGGTGCCGGCTGGCCGCAGGCCCTCGTCCAGGCTGTACTGCCCAATCTGCGCGGCGCCCTGCTCAACGCCTCCTTCCTCACGCTGGCCCTCGTGCTCGGCGAGTTCACCGTGGCCCAGCTCCTGGGCTTCAGGCCCTTCGCCGTGTGGATCGTCAACGTCAGCGGCTCGCAGGCCCAGTTGTCCGTCGCCGTGTCCGTGCTCAGCCTGCTCGTGACGTGGGTGCTGCTCCTCGTCCTGGCCGGCTTCGGCGGCCGCACCCGTACTACTTCCCGGGGATGACCCATGCTTGAATCAGCGGCAACCGTCGAATTCCGGGGGATCAGGCGGGAGTTCGGCCCGACCGTCGCCCTCGACGGCCTCGATCTGACCGTCCGGCCCGGTGAGCTCGTCGCCCTGCTCGGCCCGTCCGGCTGCGGCAAGACCACCGCGCTCAGGATGCTCGCCGGCTTCGAACACCCCGACTCGGGGGACGTGCTGGTGGACGGCGAGGACGTCACCCGGGTTCCGGCCCACCGCCGGGACGCCGGGATGGTCTTCCAGTCGTACAGCCTCTTCCCGCATCTCGACGCGCTCGACAACGTGGCCTTCGGACTGCGGATGCGCAAGGTCCGGACGGCCGAACGGCGGTCCAGAGCCGCCGAGTTGCTGGAACTGGTCGGTCTCGCCGAGAAGGGCGGGCGGTTCCCGCACCAGCTCTCCGGCGGTCAGCAGCAGCGCGTCGCGCTCGCCCGGGCCCTCGCCCTGCGCCCGCGCGTGCTGCTGCTCGACGAGCCCTTGTCGGCGCTGGACGCCAAGGTGCGGCTCGCCCTGCGCGAGGAGATCCGGCGGCTCCAGCAGGAGCTCGGCATCACCACCCTGTTCGTCACCCACGACCAGGAGGAGGCCCTGTCCATGGCGGACCGGGTCGCCGTGATGCACGCAGGGAAGCTCGAACAGTGCGCGGCGCCGAGCGAGTTGTACAGCCGCCCCGCCACCGCCTTCGTCGCCGAGTTCGTCGGCACGATGAGCCGGATCCCGGGACGGCTCGCCGACGGGACGGTCGACGTGCTCGGGCAGCGGCTGCCGGTCGACGGCCCGGTGCCGTCCGCGACCGAGGTCGACGTGCTGGTGCGGCCGGAGGCCGTGCGGGTACGGGCCGCGGCCGACGGGAAGTCCCGCGTGGTCGCCACGTCCTTCCTGGGCGCGGCCGTCCGTGTCACCGTCCGGCTCGCCGACGGCACCGCCGTGAAGGCCGATCTGCCCGCGCACGAGGCCGCCGAGCTCACGGCGGGTGCCGCGGTGAGTGTGTCGCTGCCGGAACGGCCGGTGCTCGTGGCCGAACGTACGTCCTGAACTTCCAGAAAGAGGCACCCGTGAACCGACTCCCGCTCCAGGCCGTCCTGTTCGACATGGACGGCACGCTCGTCGACACCGAGCGGCTGTGGTGGGAGGCGGTGGAGCAGGTCGCCGGGCGGGTCCTGACCGAGGAGGACCGGCCCGAGGTGCTCGGCCGCCCGGTCGAGTACACGGCCGCCTGGCTGGCCGCGCTCACGGGCACGGTGGCCGCGGACCTCGCCGAGACCCTCCACCGGGAGTTCGCGGACCGCGTCCGCACCGGCATCGTGCCCCGCCCCGGCGCCCTCGCCCTGCTTGACGCCCTGGCCCGCGAGGGCGTCCCCACGGCTCTGGTGACCGCGTCCCCCCGGGCCGTCGCCGACACCGTGCTCGACGCGCTCGGCGCCGATCGCTTCGCGGTCTCCGTCACCGCCGACGACACGCCACACACCAAGCCGGCCCCCGACCCCTACCTCGCCGCGTGCCGGACGCTCGGCGTCGATCCGGCGGGCTGCGTGGCCGTGGAGGACACGGAGACCGGCGTCGCCTCGGCGGAAGCGGCGGGCTGCGCGGTGCTCGCGGTGCCCTCGCTCGCCCCCATAGAGCCCGCGCCCGGCCGGACGGTACTGGCCAGCCTGGAGGGCGTCACCGTCGACAGGCTCCGCTCCCTGCTGCCCCACCGGCTCCGCGTGATGACCTGGAACCTCTGGTACGGCGGCACCAAGGTCCGCGATCACCGGGCCAAGCAGCTCAAGGTCATCGCGGAGACCGACGTGGACGTGGTCGGGCTCCAGGAGACGTACGGCGGCGCCGCCGAGGAACTTGCCGAGGCGCTCGGCTGGCACCACCACAGCGCGGGACCGAACCTCGGCATCATCAGCCGGTTCCCGATCGCGGCCGTGCTGGGCGACCCGGACGTCGGTTTCTACGGGGCCGCCGGGGCCCGGATCGCCGTAGGGGATCAGGAGGTCGAGGTCTGGACGGCACACCTCGACGCCGAGCACTACGGGCCCTACGCGTCCGAGCCGCTCGCCCATGAGGAGGTGCGGACCGGGCAGATGCGGGACACGCTGCGCCGGATTGCGGGTGCGGCGCCCGTCGTCCTCGTCGGCGACTTCAACAGCCCCTCCCACCTGGATCGGCCGGACGTCGAGTGGCCGGTGACCAAGGCGGCGGAGGAGGCGGGTTTCGGGGACTCCTTCCGGCAGGCCCGTCCCGATGTCGTACGCGACCCGGGCCACACCTGGTCGCCGGTGCACGC
Encoded proteins:
- a CDS encoding ABC transporter permease, with the translated sequence MARLNLWRWGVLGLAGLYFLVPLAASVVFTVDVPGQGITFDAYTQIFSTDGFVSSLLLSLELALATIAVVLLLMVPAMVALRLGAPRLRPLVEVVCSLPLVVPPIAFVAGLGTVLKWGPDHLSRTPLFETFVAIQNPDFPFVLVLAYVVMALPFVYRALDAGLRAVDVRTLVEAARSCGAGWPQALVQAVLPNLRGALLNASFLTLALVLGEFTVAQLLGFRPFAVWIVNVSGSQAQLSVAVSVLSLLVTWVLLLVLAGFGGRTRTTSRG
- a CDS encoding ABC transporter ATP-binding protein; amino-acid sequence: MLESAATVEFRGIRREFGPTVALDGLDLTVRPGELVALLGPSGCGKTTALRMLAGFEHPDSGDVLVDGEDVTRVPAHRRDAGMVFQSYSLFPHLDALDNVAFGLRMRKVRTAERRSRAAELLELVGLAEKGGRFPHQLSGGQQQRVALARALALRPRVLLLDEPLSALDAKVRLALREEIRRLQQELGITTLFVTHDQEEALSMADRVAVMHAGKLEQCAAPSELYSRPATAFVAEFVGTMSRIPGRLADGTVDVLGQRLPVDGPVPSATEVDVLVRPEAVRVRAAADGKSRVVATSFLGAAVRVTVRLADGTAVKADLPAHEAAELTAGAAVSVSLPERPVLVAERTS
- a CDS encoding HAD-IA family hydrolase codes for the protein MNRLPLQAVLFDMDGTLVDTERLWWEAVEQVAGRVLTEEDRPEVLGRPVEYTAAWLAALTGTVAADLAETLHREFADRVRTGIVPRPGALALLDALAREGVPTALVTASPRAVADTVLDALGADRFAVSVTADDTPHTKPAPDPYLAACRTLGVDPAGCVAVEDTETGVASAEAAGCAVLAVPSLAPIEPAPGRTVLASLEGVTVDRLRSLLPHRLRVMTWNLWYGGTKVRDHRAKQLKVIAETDVDVVGLQETYGGAAEELAEALGWHHHSAGPNLGIISRFPIAAVLGDPDVGFYGAAGARIAVGDQEVEVWTAHLDAEHYGPYASEPLAHEEVRTGQMRDTLRRIAGAAPVVLVGDFNSPSHLDRPDVEWPVTKAAEEAGFGDSFRQARPDVVRDPGHTWSPVHAHPEPQDRIDFVLHRGLRVLHSRTYVSGTPRTWPDVEDNDWPSDHAAVITTFSLGSGPGTV